The Triticum aestivum cultivar Chinese Spring chromosome 7B, IWGSC CS RefSeq v2.1, whole genome shotgun sequence genome window below encodes:
- the LOC123157494 gene encoding blue copper protein has product MGSGGKCLALAALLLVSCASTATAAKYTVGDTSGWTTGADYTTWASDKKIKVGDTLVFNYAGGAHNVAEVSAADYASCSAANALSSDGSGATTIALKTAGKHYFICGVTGHCSNGMKLVVNVAAATAASPPKASPTPDTPDTPSTTPTSPSTPGATPKTPATVLAPPAKQSESGATGLRATALTGLGIAGLVAAGLF; this is encoded by the exons ATGGGTTCTGGTGGCAAGTGTCTGGCGTTGGCCGCGCTGCTGCTCGTGAGCTGCGCGTCGACGGCGACCGCGGCGAAGTACACCGTCGGCGACACCTCCGGCTGGACCACCGGGGCGGACTACACCACCTGGGCCAGCGACAAGAAGATCAAAGTCGGCGACACCCTCG TGTTCAACTACGCCGGTGGGGCGCACAACGTGGCGGAGGTGAGCGCGGCGGACTACGCGTCCTGCTCCGCCGCGAACGCGCTCAGCAGCGACGGCAgcggcgccaccaccatcgcgcTCAAGACCGCGGGGAAGCACTACTTCATctgcggcgtcaccggccactgcAGCAACGGCATGAAGCTCGTGGTcaacgtcgccgccgccaccgccgcctcgccgcccaagGCGTCCCCGACCCCGGATACCCCCGACACCCCCTCCACCACCCCGACGTCCCCGTCCACCCCCGGCGCCACGCCCAAGACCCCGGCGACCGTGCTCGCGCCCCCGGCCAAGCAGTCGGAGTCCGGCGCCACCGGGCTCAGGGCCACGGCGCTGACTGGCCTGGGCATCGCCGGGCTTGTGGCCGCGGGTCTCTTCTAG